A segment of the Nitrospina gracilis 3/211 genome:
TTCCTGCGGGATCGGTCCCGGCTATGGCGGTGGCCGGAGGGGCCGGTTTGATACTGGCTTTTGGCGAACGATTTCTTCCAGCGGACTTCCGCCGATGGTTGCCGAGCGCGGCCAGCCTGGGGCTGGCTTTTATCATTCCCCCGTGGATTTCCCTTTCCATGTTTATAGGGGGACTGCTTTCGTGGGGACTCGCCCGCCGGGTTCCCGAATGGCACCGTCGGTTTCTGGTGGTGCTGGCGGCCGGCCTCGTTGCGGGGGAAAGCCTGGCCGGGGTGGCGCACGCCCTCATTCAATTGATATCCACCTGAAAATAAGTATCGGATTCAAACAAATTATTAATAAGCTTTACTTGAAAATGATTATCATTATCTGTTATCCTATAAGTACAATTTTACTAATATATTGAAAACTCAAACCGTTAAGAAGGTTGCTCGTATGCTCCTGCTCCCCAACTCCAGATACTCAAGCAGAAACAGTCGGATCGTTATTTATGAACCCTTAAAGAGAAATTGCATGACATTTCCTTCCGGATTTGCGCAAATTCCGCAGATGGTCGCCATCATGGAAAACCTGGTGGAAGGGGTGATATTGACCGATGCAAAGGGGTTTATCCTGTGGACCAATTTTACGGTTCAGCAATTGCTGGATTTTTCCTCCTCGGAGCTTTCGGGTCGCAACATCCGGTCCCTGTTCGCCACCCCCACGATGGATTTCTGGGACATGCAGTTCAGTTATGAAGACGAGGACCCGGAATTTCCCTCCTTGCAAACAGGCACTTGCGAGATTCGCGGAATCGGACGCACCGGTTCGCTGGTCCCCCTCAGCTTGAAAATGGCACAACTGGAACAGGGAACGGAGCCGGGTCTGATGTTTGTGGTCCAGGACCTGTCTGAGAAGAAAAAAGCGGAGGAGACCATCAAGCACCTTGCCTATTACGATTCCCTCACCGGCCTGCCGAACCGCGAATTGTTCTGCGACCGGCTGATCCAGGCGCTGGCGCATTCGCAGCGGCACCGAGAACTGCTGGCCCTGATGCTGGTGGATCTGGATGGGTTTCGATCCGTCAATGACACGTACGGTGAGGAGATGAGCAATCGTGTCCTGACTCAGGTGTCACACCGTATCAGCAACACATTGCCTGAAGACAATTCCCTTGCACGCCTGAACGGGGATCGTTTCGGCCTGATTGTGCCGCAGATCCAGAAAGCCGATGCCATGCACATCGGGCAACAACTGCTTGCAGCTTTTACCAAGCCGTTTCCGTGTATGGATAAGGAAATCATGGTCACCGGTTCAATCGGGATTGCGCTGTACCCGCACGACGGAGTCACGGCTCCCAGTCTCATAAAAAATGCGGAGATCGCCATGTCACAGGCCAAGCGTTCGGGCAAGAACACCTATTTCTTTTTCGATCCCCGCATGGAGGAAAAGGCCAGTTCGCGCATGGAACTGGCGGGGTCCATTCGCCGCGGGCTCAAGCAGAACGAATTCGAAGTGTTTTACCAGCCGCAAATCGATTTTCAGAACGGCCGTCTGACCAGCACGGAGGCGTTGATCCGCTGGCGGCACCCGCAACTGGGTTGGGTTCCGCCCTCGACGTTCATTCCGCTGGCGGAGGAGACGGGACTGATCCTCGACATCGGCGAATGGGTGTTATCACAGGCCTGCTCCCAGAACAAGAAATGGCAGACGATGGGACTGGGCAATCCGCGCATCGCGGTGAACCTTTCGGCCTGTCAGTTCCAGCAGGAGGGCCTGGCCCAGAATATTTCGTTATTGCTCCATAACCTGGAAATGAAATCGAACACGTTGGAGGTGGAACTTACGGAAAGCACGTTTCTCGAAAACCCGGACAAGGGAATGAAAATCATCGACGAGTTCCGCAACATGGGAGTGACGGTATCGATCGACGACTTTGGTACCGGGTACTCGTCCCTCAGCTACATCAAAACAATCACGCCGGGCGTGCTGAAAATCGACCAGTCGTTTATCAATGAAGTCATCAATCCGACCAACAGGGCGATTGTGCAGGCCATCGTCACCATGGCAAAATCGCTGAACATCGAAACCATCGCGGAAGGCGTCGAGACGCAGGAACAATTCGACATCCTGCGCGACATGGGTTGCGACAAATACCAGGGTTATTATTACTCCCCGCCCGTTCCCGCCGATGGCATGACGCAGATCATGATGCAGGATATGAAAAACTGAATCCGCCCTTCATAGGATTTTCTTTAACCGGTCAACAAGGCCGGAACCGTTCTTACCCTTCCGCTTGAGGACCCCGTTCAACAGCGCAGCTCCGATCAGTCCCGAAACAAGCGATCCTGTCAGAATCCCCAACCGAACATCGCTCCTGTCATCCAGCCCTCCCAATGCGAACGCCAGCGACCCGATAAACAGGCTCATGGTGAATCCGATTCCACAAAGAAATGATACGCCCAGTATCTGCGGCCAGGTTACTTTTCCCGGAAGGGAAATCAAGCCCATCCGGGTTGCCACCCAGCTGAAGCTGACGATGCCCAGCGGCTTGCCGACAATCAGACCCGCAAGGATTCCCAGTGTGACCGGCCGGAGCAGGCTGTCGGGTCCGAGTCCCTGAAGAGGCAGTCCCGAATTGACAAACGCGAACAGCAGCAGGATGAAATAATTCACACCGGGTTCCAGCGTCCGCTCCAGGTAGAGACTGGGAGGGGTGCGGTTTTTCTGTTTGATGTTCTGGGGAATGGTGAACGCGATCATCACACCCGCCAGAGTGGCATGCACTCCGGACTTGAGCAGAAACAGCCAAAGCAGGGAGCCGACGATCATGTAAGGCCAAAGGCGAAGAATCCCCGCCCGGTTGAAGAGAACCAGGATTGAAAAAGTTGCGGCGGCCAACAGGATATTGGAGAGGGAAAGGTTTCCAGTATAAAACAGAGCGATGATGACGATCGCCCCCAGGTCGTCAAGAACCGCCAGCGACAAAAGAAACATTTTCAGATCGGAAGAAACCCGATTGCCAAAAAGGCTGAGGACGCCCAGCGCGAAGGCGATGTCGGTCGCCGCGGGGATGGCCCAGCCTTTCAGGGCGATGGGGTGGTCCCAGTTGACCCAGGCGTAAAGCATTCCCGGCACCGCCATGCCACCGGCCGCGGCAACGGCGGGAAACAGGAACTGCGATGGGGCTCCATGCCCTTCGCCCAAGGTTTCGCGTTTGATCTCCAACCCAATCAACAGAAAAAAAACCGCCATCAAACCATCGTTCACCCAGATGCGAAGGGGTTTTGAAACCACCAGATCGCCAACGCGGATTTCCACCAATGTTTCAATAAAGTTGTTGTAGGAAACGTGAAAAGGCGAATTTGCCAGACCAATGGCGAAGATGGCCGCCAGACACAACAGAACCCCTTCGTGCGCTTCCCATTCAATAAACTGTTTCCAATGCTTTTTAATGGACACGAATCCGTTTCCCTTAAGAGCGAATAGCTACTTTAAGATTATAGACGCCGAACGTCTTTTTTCGAAGGGGCGTCCAATGAATAATCGGAACCAGATTTTTTTTTACAGATAAAACCCCTCATGGAAGGGAAAGTTCAGCGATTTTGAATTTGATTCTTAAAACAAATCCTGTCATGGGTTTGACAAATTGAACATTCATTTTATTTTTAGTTCCAACAGGGAATGACGAATGGAAAGGAGGTTTTCCTCGTGCATTGCATACAAAAAAAATGTTTTTCCATCATGGGACTGCTGGTGGTCTCTCTTATGCTGGCGGGCGCAACGGAAGGCCGCTACCAGGAAGGCATCCAGTTTCTGAATTTCAACGATTACCCAAAAGCCCATGACATCCTGAAGCCGTTGGCGGAGGAAGGTCACATGCGGGCTCAGACACAGATTGCGCATCTATACCGCAATGGCCTGGGTGTCGAACAGGACCACACGCTTGCCCGCCACTGGTACCTGAAGGCTGCGCAGCAGGGCAGTGCGGAAGCTCGTTTTCATCTGGGCAAGATGTACTTTGAAGGCGACGGCGTACCTAAAGACTTTCGGCGCGCCTTCAAATGGTTCGAGCTTGCTGCCCGGAAGGGGAACGCCACAGCGCAGTATCGTCTGGGTGCGATGTACGAATTGTCGCAGGGCGTGATCCAGAATTACGCAAAAGCCGCGTACTGGTATCAGCAGGCAGCCAACCAGGGCATGCCGCAGGCCCAGTTCATGCTGGCCGACCTGTACTACAAAGGCCAGGGTGTGCCTCAGGATTTGGTCCTGGCCCACATGTGGGTGAACCTTGCCGTCAAAACATCGCGTCCGGCCGACAAGGACTACAACGATATGGTTCTCCTGCGCGATAAACTGGAGCGACTGATGAGCGCCAACCAGATCCGTACCGCGCAGAACAAAATGGACGCGTGGCAGTCGGTAAATTAAATTACGTACCCGCCACGCCCGTTTTTGAAATTCATTTAGGAGGTGTTTTTAATGATTCAGGGCATTGTGGACAAGACGACGTGTTGTGAATGCAACGCACCGATCACCAACTGGTCGGTCAGGTGTTCCAACTGTGGCGAGATGTTTCCAGCCGGCAACATCCATGTCATGATGGCCCGTGGTTTTGGAATCATTCTTGCCTTGGCTCTGGCCGTGGCTGTTACATTGGAGTTGCTGCAAAGAATTTGATCCAGGTCCGCGATTGTATCGTTGGCGCCTGTTATCTGTATATACAGAGCCGGTCCGGTGGACCGGCTCTTTTTTATTGTCCTGCAGCGGCGGCGGAACGTTAGACTGAGTCTCAGAATGGACCACTTATTAATTGAAGTGAGGGGAGCATGACAGGTATCTGGATTGGATTTGTTGTGATGGTTCTGTTCCTGCTGGCGCTGGATCTGGGAGTCATTCACCGCAAAAGCCGAGAAATGCCGGTCAAGGAAGCCTTGGCATGGGTGGCATTCTGGGTGGTGCTGGCCCTTGCATTCAACGTGTTCATCTATTTCATGTATGAATACCAGCTCTTTGGTGCAACGCCACTCATGGAAGGACACAGCGGGCGCAAGGCGGCGTTCAAGTTTTTTACCAGTTACCTCGTCGAAAAATCCCTCAGCGTCGACAACATATTTGTTTTTCTTCTCATATTCCAGTATTTCCAGGTTCCACTAAAATACCAGCACCGCGTGCTGTTCTGGGGCATTCTGCTTGCGGTGGTCCTGCGCGGCGTGATGATCGGACTGGGCGTCACCCTGCTCAACCGGTTTGACTGGATGTTTTACGTATTCGGCGGCCTTCTCATCATCACAGCCGCCCGCATGCCTTTGTCTGAAGGAGGGAGCATCGACCCGGACCGCAACCTGTTCGTGCGAGCCGTGAGGGCGATGATTCCCGTCACCATGCAATTTCAGAAGGAAAGATTTTTCGTTCGGCAGGACGGGCGGTGGGTGGCCACGCCCTTGTTTATCGCTCACATACTGGTGGAATCCTCCGATGTGGTTTTTGCGGTCCATTCAATACCCGCCATTCTGTCCATCACACAGGATACCTTTTTAGTGTACACGTCGAACATCTTTGCCATCCTCGGATTGCGGTCGATGTACTTTGCGGTGGAGGCAGCCGTGGTGCGGTTCCGTTATCTCAATATCTGCCTGATGTTCATTCTTGGTTTTATCGGCATCAAGATGATCCTCACCCACCACATTCATATTCCAGTTGAAGTGTCTCTGGCGGTAATTGTCGGCATTTTAAGTCTGGGTGCGCTGGCTTCTTATGCAGATACGCGGGGAGGGGAAACACGGATGTTCATACCGATCTCGGAGGGTGTGCGGACCGTGGCGCGGTTGACGCAACAAGGAGGCCGTCGACTCGTCGTTTTTGTTGTGGGTGTTACTGTTCTGCTGTTCGGTGTGGTGCTTATCTTCACGCCGGGCCCGGCGCTGGTAGTGATTCCCGCGGGCCTGGCCATCCTCGCAATGGAGTTTGCCTGGGCGCGCTGGCTGCTGAAAAAAATCAAAAAACGCTTCAAAGATCTTCCGGTTAACCTCCCGCCCGGCCTGAAGGAAAAGTTTAAAAACAATCCGCGCGAACCATAAAAAAAACCGGTCCCTGGAAAGGACCGGTTTTCGTACTTTTTGTTCCGCCGTAGTGTGAATGGTTGAAAGAAACGGTCAGCCTTTCCCGTGGTATTTGAAAGAAAGGGCTACTTTCGCCCGGTAAGCCGTCACCTTGCCATTCTCGATTTTCATGTCGAGTTTCTCGATCTCCGCCACCCGAAGATCTTCCAGGCTGTGACTTGCGGTGTCCACCGCTTTTTTGGCGGCGTCCTCCCAGGAATTTTCACTCGTTCCAATCAGTTCGATGATTTTGTAAACGCTGTTCGGCATCATTGACCTCCCAGGTTAGGGCCAATAAACCGGCTTCATTCCGTTTCCCATTCCAGAATGCTGCCGTCTTCGGCAATCTTGACTTCGTTTTCCTTGCCGTCTTTAACGAATTCCACTTCGTAAAACATGTTCCCATTCTCGATTTCCTTGACCAGCTCTTTAACTTCCGTACGGTCGGTCAGTCGGGTGACGGTGGCCCGAACCGGGTCAGGAAGGTCTTCCAGTTTGACACCTTGCTCCCATTCCTTGACCGTACCTTTCTCCGTTACCTTGAGCTCCGCAATCTCTCCGCCGGTTCTGTAATGGGTAATGTAAAGATGCTGACCTTCCTTGTGTTTTACCTTGATGGATTCTATGACATTTCCGGAAGTGTGGGTTTGGATGACGCTTCGGGCCGGTTCGGGAACTTCTTCCAGGGTGACGGTTTTCTTTCCATGCAACAGGCCGCATCCGGAGAATCCAATCAGCAGGGAAGAAAATACAAGGGCCGCAGTCAGTTTCCAGTTTTTCATGAAAGCCTCCTTTTCCGGAAATTAGTTCATGTCTTTTCTTATTAAGATTCCTTTCTATTAAAATCGATTCTTTTGTTTGAAAATTCCACAAAATCTTGATGCAGGATTAAAGAAATTTTCGACTCTTCCCGGGAGCAGGTCGTAAGGCCCGTTCAGGCTCCCAATAAAAAATTTTCAATGCGAAGGCGACGGCGCATTACATTTTGTGTGAGCTTTGCCGGTATCTTGGAACAACCTTTATTTTCGGGCCTTTACGAAAAGTGGTGGCCTGAAATGCCGGAAAGCGCTCCGGTATTTTTGATCCGGCACCGGTTGACGGGTTTTCCAGTGGGGACTTAAGTTGTTTGTATGACGCAATTGTCTTTTTCCTGGTAATAGTTGAAAAAGCGGGTTGTTTCAACGAAAGGGATCGGTGTTATGGATAGCGACCAACTTGTCAACAAACCTCTGGTGAGGTCCTGGGGCTGGTGGGGCCTGATCTGGCTCACGATATTCCCCTTCATCGGGGTTTTTGTTTCGATCAAATTCCACAACCCGGAATTTCTGGGCGAGACAGCCTGGTTCACTTTCGGCCGCATGCGGCCCGTCCACGTGAACGGAGTGATCTTTGGGGCGTTTTCAACCCTGTTCATCGCGCTCATGTATTACGCCGTGCCCCGCCTTTGCGGGCGCCGTATTTACAGAGAGGAGTGGGGGCACTGGCTGTTGTGGTTATGGAACGCGTTTCTCATACTCGGTACCGGATCGTTTCTGCTCGGCCACAACATGGGGTTCGAAGCCGGAGAGTTCACCTGGCCGTTCAACCTGCTTCGCTTCTTTGTGCTTGGTATGGTGACGGTGCAGGTGCTGGGCACGGTGTTTCAACGCCGGGAGCCGCGGTTTTATGTTTCGCTCTGGTACATCACCGCCGCCTTCGTGTGGACCGTGTTCAATCTCGTGCTCGGCAATGTCGTGCTGCCGTACGGACCCTTCACCGGTGTGGACAGCGCCGCCATGCACGGTCTGTATATCCATTACATTGTGGGTTTGTGGCTGACGCCCGCGGGGCTCGCCATCATCTATTACTTCCTGCCGCTTGCCGCCAAGCAGTCGCTGTTCAGCCATAAGCTGTCGCTGTTGGGATTCTGGTCTCTGGCGCTGTTTTATCCCTTTGTTGGCACGCATCATTACCTGTTCAGCCCCATCCCTTATTGGACGCAGACCATTTCCATCGTCACCAGCATGCTGTTGATCATTCCGGTGTGGACGGTGATCGTGAATTTTTTCGGAACCGTACGCGGAAGGTGGGGGCAGGTGCTGGGCGGCACGGACGCCGATGCCTACGCCGGCAAGTTTCTCATCCTGGGTGCGGTGTATTACCTGTTCGGCTGCTTCCAGGGATCGGTCGAAGCACTCCGCCGCATGCAGGAACTGACACACTTCAACGATTTCGTCATCGCACATTCGCACCTCACCGTGTTCGGTTCGATGGTGGTGTGGGTGGTTGGCGGCATGTATTACGTCTGGCCGCGACTCACCGGAAAACAGCTGTGGAGCGCGAAGCTGGCGAGCTGGCATTTGTGGCTCACCATAGGCGGGTTCAGCGTGATGGCGGTCGGCCTCACGGCGCAGGGCTTCGTGCAGGGTTCCATGCTGGAGCACGGCGCGAACTTCGTCGATACCGTCAACGAAATGAAACCCTGGTGGGTGGCGCGCACGCTGGGCGGTCTCGCCATGGACATCGCCATTCTGTTCATGTTGATCAACTTTTATAAAAGCGCACAGACGGGTGTCGCCGTGGAATCCATGGCCGCCATCGAGCAGACTGGTGAAAAAGTGCCGATGGCCCCGCTCCAGAAAGGCGGCAACTGGCTGGAGACGCCGTCCGGCGTCGTGGTCGGTGCGGGCATCTTCCTGTTCGGCCTCGCCGTCGGCACTCAGGGAATCGCGCCGTACGTGACCAGCAAACAACAGCGCGCGCAGGTGACCGATGTGGTGGCCGATACGAAGATCAACGTGCCGTCCTACACGCCTCTGGAAGAACGCGGAAGGGAGGTGTACATCCGCGAAGGATGCTGGTACTGCCATTCGCAATACGTGCGCCCGGTGACGGGAGAGAATTTCCGCTGGGGTCCGGTATCCCAGAACGGAGAGTACGTTCACGACCTGCCGCACCTGTTCAGTACGCGGCGCATCGGTCCCGATCTCG
Coding sequences within it:
- a CDS encoding sensor domain-containing protein, translating into MTFPSGFAQIPQMVAIMENLVEGVILTDAKGFILWTNFTVQQLLDFSSSELSGRNIRSLFATPTMDFWDMQFSYEDEDPEFPSLQTGTCEIRGIGRTGSLVPLSLKMAQLEQGTEPGLMFVVQDLSEKKKAEETIKHLAYYDSLTGLPNRELFCDRLIQALAHSQRHRELLALMLVDLDGFRSVNDTYGEEMSNRVLTQVSHRISNTLPEDNSLARLNGDRFGLIVPQIQKADAMHIGQQLLAAFTKPFPCMDKEIMVTGSIGIALYPHDGVTAPSLIKNAEIAMSQAKRSGKNTYFFFDPRMEEKASSRMELAGSIRRGLKQNEFEVFYQPQIDFQNGRLTSTEALIRWRHPQLGWVPPSTFIPLAEETGLILDIGEWVLSQACSQNKKWQTMGLGNPRIAVNLSACQFQQEGLAQNISLLLHNLEMKSNTLEVELTESTFLENPDKGMKIIDEFRNMGVTVSIDDFGTGYSSLSYIKTITPGVLKIDQSFINEVINPTNRAIVQAIVTMAKSLNIETIAEGVETQEQFDILRDMGCDKYQGYYYSPPVPADGMTQIMMQDMKN
- the nhaA gene encoding Na+/H+ antiporter NhaA, whose translation is MSIKKHWKQFIEWEAHEGVLLCLAAIFAIGLANSPFHVSYNNFIETLVEIRVGDLVVSKPLRIWVNDGLMAVFFLLIGLEIKRETLGEGHGAPSQFLFPAVAAAGGMAVPGMLYAWVNWDHPIALKGWAIPAATDIAFALGVLSLFGNRVSSDLKMFLLSLAVLDDLGAIVIIALFYTGNLSLSNILLAAATFSILVLFNRAGILRLWPYMIVGSLLWLFLLKSGVHATLAGVMIAFTIPQNIKQKNRTPPSLYLERTLEPGVNYFILLLFAFVNSGLPLQGLGPDSLLRPVTLGILAGLIVGKPLGIVSFSWVATRMGLISLPGKVTWPQILGVSFLCGIGFTMSLFIGSLAFALGGLDDRSDVRLGILTGSLVSGLIGAALLNGVLKRKGKNGSGLVDRLKKIL
- a CDS encoding tetratricopeptide repeat protein; translation: MHCIQKKCFSIMGLLVVSLMLAGATEGRYQEGIQFLNFNDYPKAHDILKPLAEEGHMRAQTQIAHLYRNGLGVEQDHTLARHWYLKAAQQGSAEARFHLGKMYFEGDGVPKDFRRAFKWFELAARKGNATAQYRLGAMYELSQGVIQNYAKAAYWYQQAANQGMPQAQFMLADLYYKGQGVPQDLVLAHMWVNLAVKTSRPADKDYNDMVLLRDKLERLMSANQIRTAQNKMDAWQSVN
- a CDS encoding TerC/Alx family metal homeostasis membrane protein, translating into MTGIWIGFVVMVLFLLALDLGVIHRKSREMPVKEALAWVAFWVVLALAFNVFIYFMYEYQLFGATPLMEGHSGRKAAFKFFTSYLVEKSLSVDNIFVFLLIFQYFQVPLKYQHRVLFWGILLAVVLRGVMIGLGVTLLNRFDWMFYVFGGLLIITAARMPLSEGGSIDPDRNLFVRAVRAMIPVTMQFQKERFFVRQDGRWVATPLFIAHILVESSDVVFAVHSIPAILSITQDTFLVYTSNIFAILGLRSMYFAVEAAVVRFRYLNICLMFILGFIGIKMILTHHIHIPVEVSLAVIVGILSLGALASYADTRGGETRMFIPISEGVRTVARLTQQGGRRLVVFVVGVTVLLFGVVLIFTPGPALVVIPAGLAILAMEFAWARWLLKKIKKRFKDLPVNLPPGLKEKFKNNPREP
- a CDS encoding dodecin family protein, with the protein product MPNSVYKIIELIGTSENSWEDAAKKAVDTASHSLEDLRVAEIEKLDMKIENGKVTAYRAKVALSFKYHGKG
- a CDS encoding cbb3-type cytochrome c oxidase subunit I, which encodes MDSDQLVNKPLVRSWGWWGLIWLTIFPFIGVFVSIKFHNPEFLGETAWFTFGRMRPVHVNGVIFGAFSTLFIALMYYAVPRLCGRRIYREEWGHWLLWLWNAFLILGTGSFLLGHNMGFEAGEFTWPFNLLRFFVLGMVTVQVLGTVFQRREPRFYVSLWYITAAFVWTVFNLVLGNVVLPYGPFTGVDSAAMHGLYIHYIVGLWLTPAGLAIIYYFLPLAAKQSLFSHKLSLLGFWSLALFYPFVGTHHYLFSPIPYWTQTISIVTSMLLIIPVWTVIVNFFGTVRGRWGQVLGGTDADAYAGKFLILGAVYYLFGCFQGSVEALRRMQELTHFNDFVIAHSHLTVFGSMVVWVVGGMYYVWPRLTGKQLWSAKLASWHLWLTIGGFSVMAVGLTAQGFVQGSMLEHGANFVDTVNEMKPWWVARTLGGLAMDIAILFMLINFYKSAQTGVAVESMAAIEQTGEKVPMAPLQKGGNWLETPSGVVVGAGIFLFGLAVGTQGIAPYVTSKQQRAQVTDVVADTKINVPSYTPLEERGREVYIREGCWYCHSQYVRPVTGENFRWGPVSQNGEYVHDLPHLFSTRRIGPDLARVGRRYSDGWHAAHHWDPQAVKKDSIMPRFPWLFEKAEDEGEAPKLNEDGKALVAYIQRLGTAIGDWRENFVSTNLSVGASVNPGSHIQKDLLPLGKKIYDHRCSGCHGDEGDGNGPSAKFLDPKPRDFTQGIFKFHSTPGQDALPTDGDLFKTITHGLWGTSMPPWHNLTQNERLAVIQYIKTFSDRWEKEEVKDPIAVPRETPVTLASIDNGGQLYVKNCQSCHGAEGLGNGPLAGVLNDAWGFPIQPANFTLPAGEEGGVKLGHDSRHLFRTIMNGVGGDPMPAFQGALNAKQVWDIVHFVQSLRVQSYEDRLLAVGVDPEALEDARRNIWAMLSNAANQGRLQEKVVELTDTNDTKLGG